The sequence AGATCCTGATGTGCATCAGTAAGACGGCTTAAATACAAAAAATACCGCCCTATGCCGTCTTACCGAGCTCGCCTCGGTATCTCGCACTTAGGCACTAATATCAAAAATGAGATCCTGATTTTCATCAGGAAGACGGCATAAACACAAAACACGCCGGCCTTTGCTGTCTTTCAGTATTTTAAGACTAGTTTTGTGAGGTAGGTTTGCAGGCAATTCATATCCGACTGGCACTGATGATGGTTAATTTGCCACAATAAGAAACATTTACGGAAGCCTTGAGGACTTTATGCGTCAATTTATCGCGCAATTACTGCATCGACTGCATTTCCTTCGCGATCATGGTCGAGAGTTTAGTTGTTTTATGTGGCGTCGAATTGAGGATGATCGACTCAAAGTCACGGCGGGCTATTTGGCTTATATCACCTTGCTGTCTTTGGTACCCATGTTGGCGGTGGTGTTTGCCATGATGTCGGCGTTTCCTATGTTTGAAGAGCTGCGGTCAACCATACAGCACTTTATTTTTACCAACTTTGTGCCCGCCGCCGGTGATGTAGTACAAGAGAAAATTCAAAGCTTCGTCGATAACGCCTCTAAAACCACCGCTATTGGGGTGGCAGCCTTGGCTTTTACCGCCATGCTGTTGATTTCGGCTATCGATCAAAACTTCAATTATATCTGGCGGGTCACCGAGAAACGCCGCACTTCAGTCGCCTTTGCCACCTATTGGATGATCCTCACTTTAGGCCCGATTTTGGTAGGTGCTAGCCTAGTGCTGACCTCTTATATCACCACCATTCAAGTATTTAATGACGATGTATTAGGCTTAAGCTCATACTTATTATCTGTGCTACCGTTTTTCTTATCGACCGGCATGTTTGTGGTGTTTTACATGGTGGTGCCCAATATACGGGTGCGTTTCACCCACGCCATTTGTGGCGCCTTAGTGGCGGGTATCTTATTTGAAATTGCCAAGCGGGCCTTTGCTTTTTACATAGTGCAGTTCCCGTCTTATGAAGCGATTTATGGCACCTTGGCCACTATTCCT comes from Oceanisphaera profunda and encodes:
- a CDS encoding virulence factor BrkB family protein; protein product: MRQFIAQLLHRLHFLRDHGREFSCFMWRRIEDDRLKVTAGYLAYITLLSLVPMLAVVFAMMSAFPMFEELRSTIQHFIFTNFVPAAGDVVQEKIQSFVDNASKTTAIGVAALAFTAMLLISAIDQNFNYIWRVTEKRRTSVAFATYWMILTLGPILVGASLVLTSYITTIQVFNDDVLGLSSYLLSVLPFFLSTGMFVVFYMVVPNIRVRFTHAICGALVAGILFEIAKRAFAFYIVQFPSYEAIYGTLATIPIIFVWVYLSWMVALLGAEITAGLGEFERLLGKRFEDVNPEAAAAEED